One window of the Sulfurospirillum arsenophilum NBRC 109478 genome contains the following:
- a CDS encoding glycosyltransferase family 2 protein, translating to MIFSVIIPCYNCEKTIVRALLSVATQTFHDFEIVLVDDGSEDGTCKVIKEFFQDKNHLSYHYIYQQNRGAGTARNIAAQYAHGDFLAFLDADDEWREDKLEIQYAFIQQYQVKFLSTSYTFDPFSQAKDLLVKQYDFKDFLFSNRTSTPCTVVEKKLFNEVGGFLDGQRYSEDYYLWLKISKKEPLYFMLKPSLTRLHKRAYGESGLSSKMWEMEKGELANYSFCFQNGLITYAQYLFFIGFSLGKYGLRVIKNYIQQRKYFR from the coding sequence ATGATATTTTCAGTCATTATTCCCTGTTACAATTGTGAAAAAACTATTGTAAGAGCACTTTTATCTGTAGCTACACAAACGTTTCATGATTTTGAGATCGTTTTGGTTGACGATGGTAGTGAAGATGGTACATGTAAAGTAATCAAAGAGTTTTTTCAAGATAAAAATCATCTTTCATACCACTATATATATCAGCAAAACAGAGGTGCAGGAACGGCTAGAAATATAGCTGCGCAATATGCTCATGGAGATTTTTTAGCTTTTTTAGATGCTGATGATGAATGGCGAGAGGATAAATTGGAAATACAATACGCATTCATCCAGCAGTATCAAGTAAAATTTCTCTCAACGAGTTATACCTTTGATCCTTTTTCACAAGCAAAAGATCTATTGGTAAAACAGTATGATTTTAAAGATTTTTTATTTTCGAACAGAACATCAACCCCTTGCACCGTTGTAGAAAAAAAGCTTTTTAATGAAGTCGGGGGATTCTTAGATGGGCAGAGGTATTCTGAAGATTACTATCTTTGGCTTAAAATTTCAAAAAAAGAGCCTTTATACTTTATGTTAAAGCCGAGTTTAACACGACTACATAAAAGAGCGTATGGCGAAAGCGGGCTCTCTTCTAAAATGTGGGAGATGGAAAAAGGTGAGTTGGCAAATTATTCTTTTTGTTTTCAAAATGGCTTAATAACGTATGCCCAGTATCTTTTTTTTATTGGTTTTTCTCTTGGAAAATACGGACTAAGGGTGATTAAAAATTATATTCAACAAAGGAAATATTTTAGATGA